A single window of Carettochelys insculpta isolate YL-2023 chromosome 13, ASM3395843v1, whole genome shotgun sequence DNA harbors:
- the KLHL13 gene encoding kelch-like protein 13 isoform X4 yields MMWRDSLSLVEEEDPHMKVSLGGSDMGVSAHLQSSKTGTTRFFTSNTHSSVVLQGFDQLRIEGLLCDVTLVPGDGDEVFPVHRAMMASASDYFKAMFTGGMKEQDLMCIKLHGVNKIGLKKIIDFIYTAKLSLNMDNLQDTLEAASFLQILPVLDFCKVFLISGVSLENCVEVGRIANTYNLTEVDKYVNNFILKNFPALLSTGEFVKLPYERLAFVLSSNSLKHCTELELFKAACRWLRYEEPRMEYAAKLMKNIRFPLMTPQDLINYVQTVDFMRTDNTCVNLLLEASNYQMMPYMQPVMQSERTAIRSDNTHLVTLGGVLRQQLVVSKELRLYDEKAHEWKSLAPMDAPRYQHGIAVIGNFLYVVGGQSNYDTKGKTAVDTVFRFDPRYNKWMQVASLNEKRTFFHLSALKGHLYAVGGRNAAGELATVECYNPRMNEWSYVAKMNEPHYGHAGTVYGGLMYISGGITHDTFQKELMCFDPDTDKWIQKAPMTTVRGLHCMCTVGDKLYVIGGNHFRGTSDYDDVLSCEYYSPTLDQWTPIAAMLRGQSDVGVAVFENKIYVVGGYSWNNRCMVEIVQKYDPEKDEWHKVFDLPESLGGIRACTLTVFPPEDNTGSPSRESPLSAP; encoded by the exons GGTTTTGACCAGCTACGGATAGAAGGTTTACTTTGCGACGTTACACTAGTACCTGGTGATGGTGATGAAGTATTTCCCGTTCACAGAGCTATGATGGCATCAGCTAGTGATTACTTCAAGGCTATGTTCACAG GTGGAATGAAGGAACAAGATTTAATGTGCATTAAGCTTCATGGTGTGAACAAAATAGGTCTAAAGAAGATTATTGATTTCATTTATACTGCGAAGCTTTCTCTTAATatggacaacctgcaggacaCTCTAGAAGCTGCCAGCTTTTTGCAGATTTTACCTGTCTTGGACTTCTGTAAAGTGTTTCTGATATCTGGG GTTTCTTTAGAAAATTGTGTTGAGGTTGGGCGGATTGCCAATACATACAATCTCACAGAAGTGGATAAATATGTTAATAACTTCATCCTGAAGAACTTTCCGGCGTTATTAAGTACTGGTGAGTTTGTGAAACTCCCCTATGAACGTCTTGCCTTTGTGCTTTCAAGCAATAGCCTTAAGCACTGCACTGAGCTTGAACTCTTCAAGGCTGCTTGTCGCTGGCTAAGGTATGAGGAGCCTCGAATGGAGTATGCTGCAAAACTAATGAAGAACATCCGATTTCCCCTGATGACACCCCAGGATCTTATTAATTATGTACAAACAGTGGATTTCATGAGAACTGACAATACGTGTGTGAATTTGCTTTTGGAAGCCAGCAATTACCAAATGATGCCGTATATGCAGCCGGTCATGCAGTCAGAGAGAACTGCCATTCGATCAGATAATACTCACTTAGTAACATTGGGGGGAGTGTTAAGGCAGCAGTTGGTTGTCAGCAAAGAATTACGGCTGTATGATGAAAAGGCACATGAATGGAAATCATTAGCTCCCATGGATGCACCAAGATATCAGCATGGTATTGCTGTGATTGGAAACTTTCTTTACGTAGTTGGTGGGCAGAGCAATTATGACACAAAAGGAAAAACAGCAGTTGACACAGTCTTCAGATTTGATCCTCGCTATAATAAGTGGATGCAAGTGGCATCTTTAAATGAAAAGCGTACCTTCTTCCACCTAAGTGCCCTCAAAGGACATTTATATGCTGTCGGTGGTCGAAATGCAGCGGGTGAGCTAG ccacTGTGGAATGTTACAATCCAAGAATGAATGAATGGAGTTATGTCGCAAAAATGAATGAGCCCCATTATGGTCATGCTGGAACTGTCTATGGAGGATTAATGTATATTTCAG GTGGAATTACCCACGATACTTTCCAAAAAGAACTCATGTGCTTTGACCCTGACACAGACAAATGGATACAAAAGGCTCCAATGACAACAGTCAGAGGGTTGCACTGCATGTGTACTGTTGGAGACAAGCTTTATGTTATTGGCGGAAATCACTTCAGAGGAACAAGTGATTATGATGATGTTCTAAGCTGTGAATATTATTCACCGACCCTAGACCAGTGGACTCCAATTGCTGCCATGTTGCGTGGCCAAAGTGATGTTGGGGTAGCTGTCTTCGAAAATAAAATCTATGTTGTTGGAGGGTACTCTTGGAATAATCGTTGTATGGTGGAAATAGTCCAGAAATATGACCCGGAAAAGGATGAGTGGCACAAGGTCTTTGACCTCCCAGAATCGCTTGGTGGTATTCGCGCCTGCACTCTTACAGTTTTCCCACCAGAAGACAATACAGGGTCACCTTCTAGAGAGTCACCTCTTTCAGCACCTTAA
- the KLHL13 gene encoding kelch-like protein 13 isoform X6 encodes MMASASDYFKAMFTGGMKEQDLMCIKLHGVNKIGLKKIIDFIYTAKLSLNMDNLQDTLEAASFLQILPVLDFCKVFLISGVSLENCVEVGRIANTYNLTEVDKYVNNFILKNFPALLSTGEFVKLPYERLAFVLSSNSLKHCTELELFKAACRWLRYEEPRMEYAAKLMKNIRFPLMTPQDLINYVQTVDFMRTDNTCVNLLLEASNYQMMPYMQPVMQSERTAIRSDNTHLVTLGGVLRQQLVVSKELRLYDEKAHEWKSLAPMDAPRYQHGIAVIGNFLYVVGGQSNYDTKGKTAVDTVFRFDPRYNKWMQVASLNEKRTFFHLSALKGHLYAVGGRNAAGELATVECYNPRMNEWSYVAKMNEPHYGHAGTVYGGLMYISGGITHDTFQKELMCFDPDTDKWIQKAPMTTVRGLHCMCTVGDKLYVIGGNHFRGTSDYDDVLSCEYYSPTLDQWTPIAAMLRGQSDVGVAVFENKIYVVGGYSWNNRCMVEIVQKYDPEKDEWHKVFDLPESLGGIRACTLTVFPPEDNTGSPSRESPLSAP; translated from the exons ATGATGGCATCAGCTAGTGATTACTTCAAGGCTATGTTCACAG GTGGAATGAAGGAACAAGATTTAATGTGCATTAAGCTTCATGGTGTGAACAAAATAGGTCTAAAGAAGATTATTGATTTCATTTATACTGCGAAGCTTTCTCTTAATatggacaacctgcaggacaCTCTAGAAGCTGCCAGCTTTTTGCAGATTTTACCTGTCTTGGACTTCTGTAAAGTGTTTCTGATATCTGGG GTTTCTTTAGAAAATTGTGTTGAGGTTGGGCGGATTGCCAATACATACAATCTCACAGAAGTGGATAAATATGTTAATAACTTCATCCTGAAGAACTTTCCGGCGTTATTAAGTACTGGTGAGTTTGTGAAACTCCCCTATGAACGTCTTGCCTTTGTGCTTTCAAGCAATAGCCTTAAGCACTGCACTGAGCTTGAACTCTTCAAGGCTGCTTGTCGCTGGCTAAGGTATGAGGAGCCTCGAATGGAGTATGCTGCAAAACTAATGAAGAACATCCGATTTCCCCTGATGACACCCCAGGATCTTATTAATTATGTACAAACAGTGGATTTCATGAGAACTGACAATACGTGTGTGAATTTGCTTTTGGAAGCCAGCAATTACCAAATGATGCCGTATATGCAGCCGGTCATGCAGTCAGAGAGAACTGCCATTCGATCAGATAATACTCACTTAGTAACATTGGGGGGAGTGTTAAGGCAGCAGTTGGTTGTCAGCAAAGAATTACGGCTGTATGATGAAAAGGCACATGAATGGAAATCATTAGCTCCCATGGATGCACCAAGATATCAGCATGGTATTGCTGTGATTGGAAACTTTCTTTACGTAGTTGGTGGGCAGAGCAATTATGACACAAAAGGAAAAACAGCAGTTGACACAGTCTTCAGATTTGATCCTCGCTATAATAAGTGGATGCAAGTGGCATCTTTAAATGAAAAGCGTACCTTCTTCCACCTAAGTGCCCTCAAAGGACATTTATATGCTGTCGGTGGTCGAAATGCAGCGGGTGAGCTAG ccacTGTGGAATGTTACAATCCAAGAATGAATGAATGGAGTTATGTCGCAAAAATGAATGAGCCCCATTATGGTCATGCTGGAACTGTCTATGGAGGATTAATGTATATTTCAG GTGGAATTACCCACGATACTTTCCAAAAAGAACTCATGTGCTTTGACCCTGACACAGACAAATGGATACAAAAGGCTCCAATGACAACAGTCAGAGGGTTGCACTGCATGTGTACTGTTGGAGACAAGCTTTATGTTATTGGCGGAAATCACTTCAGAGGAACAAGTGATTATGATGATGTTCTAAGCTGTGAATATTATTCACCGACCCTAGACCAGTGGACTCCAATTGCTGCCATGTTGCGTGGCCAAAGTGATGTTGGGGTAGCTGTCTTCGAAAATAAAATCTATGTTGTTGGAGGGTACTCTTGGAATAATCGTTGTATGGTGGAAATAGTCCAGAAATATGACCCGGAAAAGGATGAGTGGCACAAGGTCTTTGACCTCCCAGAATCGCTTGGTGGTATTCGCGCCTGCACTCTTACAGTTTTCCCACCAGAAGACAATACAGGGTCACCTTCTAGAGAGTCACCTCTTTCAGCACCTTAA
- the KLHL13 gene encoding kelch-like protein 13 isoform X5 yields the protein MKVSLGGSDMGVSAHLQSSKTGTTRFFTSNTHSSVVLQGFDQLRIEGLLCDVTLVPGDGDEVFPVHRAMMASASDYFKAMFTGGMKEQDLMCIKLHGVNKIGLKKIIDFIYTAKLSLNMDNLQDTLEAASFLQILPVLDFCKVFLISGVSLENCVEVGRIANTYNLTEVDKYVNNFILKNFPALLSTGEFVKLPYERLAFVLSSNSLKHCTELELFKAACRWLRYEEPRMEYAAKLMKNIRFPLMTPQDLINYVQTVDFMRTDNTCVNLLLEASNYQMMPYMQPVMQSERTAIRSDNTHLVTLGGVLRQQLVVSKELRLYDEKAHEWKSLAPMDAPRYQHGIAVIGNFLYVVGGQSNYDTKGKTAVDTVFRFDPRYNKWMQVASLNEKRTFFHLSALKGHLYAVGGRNAAGELATVECYNPRMNEWSYVAKMNEPHYGHAGTVYGGLMYISGGITHDTFQKELMCFDPDTDKWIQKAPMTTVRGLHCMCTVGDKLYVIGGNHFRGTSDYDDVLSCEYYSPTLDQWTPIAAMLRGQSDVGVAVFENKIYVVGGYSWNNRCMVEIVQKYDPEKDEWHKVFDLPESLGGIRACTLTVFPPEDNTGSPSRESPLSAP from the exons GGTTTTGACCAGCTACGGATAGAAGGTTTACTTTGCGACGTTACACTAGTACCTGGTGATGGTGATGAAGTATTTCCCGTTCACAGAGCTATGATGGCATCAGCTAGTGATTACTTCAAGGCTATGTTCACAG GTGGAATGAAGGAACAAGATTTAATGTGCATTAAGCTTCATGGTGTGAACAAAATAGGTCTAAAGAAGATTATTGATTTCATTTATACTGCGAAGCTTTCTCTTAATatggacaacctgcaggacaCTCTAGAAGCTGCCAGCTTTTTGCAGATTTTACCTGTCTTGGACTTCTGTAAAGTGTTTCTGATATCTGGG GTTTCTTTAGAAAATTGTGTTGAGGTTGGGCGGATTGCCAATACATACAATCTCACAGAAGTGGATAAATATGTTAATAACTTCATCCTGAAGAACTTTCCGGCGTTATTAAGTACTGGTGAGTTTGTGAAACTCCCCTATGAACGTCTTGCCTTTGTGCTTTCAAGCAATAGCCTTAAGCACTGCACTGAGCTTGAACTCTTCAAGGCTGCTTGTCGCTGGCTAAGGTATGAGGAGCCTCGAATGGAGTATGCTGCAAAACTAATGAAGAACATCCGATTTCCCCTGATGACACCCCAGGATCTTATTAATTATGTACAAACAGTGGATTTCATGAGAACTGACAATACGTGTGTGAATTTGCTTTTGGAAGCCAGCAATTACCAAATGATGCCGTATATGCAGCCGGTCATGCAGTCAGAGAGAACTGCCATTCGATCAGATAATACTCACTTAGTAACATTGGGGGGAGTGTTAAGGCAGCAGTTGGTTGTCAGCAAAGAATTACGGCTGTATGATGAAAAGGCACATGAATGGAAATCATTAGCTCCCATGGATGCACCAAGATATCAGCATGGTATTGCTGTGATTGGAAACTTTCTTTACGTAGTTGGTGGGCAGAGCAATTATGACACAAAAGGAAAAACAGCAGTTGACACAGTCTTCAGATTTGATCCTCGCTATAATAAGTGGATGCAAGTGGCATCTTTAAATGAAAAGCGTACCTTCTTCCACCTAAGTGCCCTCAAAGGACATTTATATGCTGTCGGTGGTCGAAATGCAGCGGGTGAGCTAG ccacTGTGGAATGTTACAATCCAAGAATGAATGAATGGAGTTATGTCGCAAAAATGAATGAGCCCCATTATGGTCATGCTGGAACTGTCTATGGAGGATTAATGTATATTTCAG GTGGAATTACCCACGATACTTTCCAAAAAGAACTCATGTGCTTTGACCCTGACACAGACAAATGGATACAAAAGGCTCCAATGACAACAGTCAGAGGGTTGCACTGCATGTGTACTGTTGGAGACAAGCTTTATGTTATTGGCGGAAATCACTTCAGAGGAACAAGTGATTATGATGATGTTCTAAGCTGTGAATATTATTCACCGACCCTAGACCAGTGGACTCCAATTGCTGCCATGTTGCGTGGCCAAAGTGATGTTGGGGTAGCTGTCTTCGAAAATAAAATCTATGTTGTTGGAGGGTACTCTTGGAATAATCGTTGTATGGTGGAAATAGTCCAGAAATATGACCCGGAAAAGGATGAGTGGCACAAGGTCTTTGACCTCCCAGAATCGCTTGGTGGTATTCGCGCCTGCACTCTTACAGTTTTCCCACCAGAAGACAATACAGGGTCACCTTCTAGAGAGTCACCTCTTTCAGCACCTTAA
- the KLHL13 gene encoding kelch-like protein 13 isoform X3 → MDHSVLRGEMSAVLLDRSLVEEEDPHMKVSLGGSDMGVSAHLQSSKTGTTRFFTSNTHSSVVLQGFDQLRIEGLLCDVTLVPGDGDEVFPVHRAMMASASDYFKAMFTGGMKEQDLMCIKLHGVNKIGLKKIIDFIYTAKLSLNMDNLQDTLEAASFLQILPVLDFCKVFLISGVSLENCVEVGRIANTYNLTEVDKYVNNFILKNFPALLSTGEFVKLPYERLAFVLSSNSLKHCTELELFKAACRWLRYEEPRMEYAAKLMKNIRFPLMTPQDLINYVQTVDFMRTDNTCVNLLLEASNYQMMPYMQPVMQSERTAIRSDNTHLVTLGGVLRQQLVVSKELRLYDEKAHEWKSLAPMDAPRYQHGIAVIGNFLYVVGGQSNYDTKGKTAVDTVFRFDPRYNKWMQVASLNEKRTFFHLSALKGHLYAVGGRNAAGELATVECYNPRMNEWSYVAKMNEPHYGHAGTVYGGLMYISGGITHDTFQKELMCFDPDTDKWIQKAPMTTVRGLHCMCTVGDKLYVIGGNHFRGTSDYDDVLSCEYYSPTLDQWTPIAAMLRGQSDVGVAVFENKIYVVGGYSWNNRCMVEIVQKYDPEKDEWHKVFDLPESLGGIRACTLTVFPPEDNTGSPSRESPLSAP, encoded by the exons GGTTTTGACCAGCTACGGATAGAAGGTTTACTTTGCGACGTTACACTAGTACCTGGTGATGGTGATGAAGTATTTCCCGTTCACAGAGCTATGATGGCATCAGCTAGTGATTACTTCAAGGCTATGTTCACAG GTGGAATGAAGGAACAAGATTTAATGTGCATTAAGCTTCATGGTGTGAACAAAATAGGTCTAAAGAAGATTATTGATTTCATTTATACTGCGAAGCTTTCTCTTAATatggacaacctgcaggacaCTCTAGAAGCTGCCAGCTTTTTGCAGATTTTACCTGTCTTGGACTTCTGTAAAGTGTTTCTGATATCTGGG GTTTCTTTAGAAAATTGTGTTGAGGTTGGGCGGATTGCCAATACATACAATCTCACAGAAGTGGATAAATATGTTAATAACTTCATCCTGAAGAACTTTCCGGCGTTATTAAGTACTGGTGAGTTTGTGAAACTCCCCTATGAACGTCTTGCCTTTGTGCTTTCAAGCAATAGCCTTAAGCACTGCACTGAGCTTGAACTCTTCAAGGCTGCTTGTCGCTGGCTAAGGTATGAGGAGCCTCGAATGGAGTATGCTGCAAAACTAATGAAGAACATCCGATTTCCCCTGATGACACCCCAGGATCTTATTAATTATGTACAAACAGTGGATTTCATGAGAACTGACAATACGTGTGTGAATTTGCTTTTGGAAGCCAGCAATTACCAAATGATGCCGTATATGCAGCCGGTCATGCAGTCAGAGAGAACTGCCATTCGATCAGATAATACTCACTTAGTAACATTGGGGGGAGTGTTAAGGCAGCAGTTGGTTGTCAGCAAAGAATTACGGCTGTATGATGAAAAGGCACATGAATGGAAATCATTAGCTCCCATGGATGCACCAAGATATCAGCATGGTATTGCTGTGATTGGAAACTTTCTTTACGTAGTTGGTGGGCAGAGCAATTATGACACAAAAGGAAAAACAGCAGTTGACACAGTCTTCAGATTTGATCCTCGCTATAATAAGTGGATGCAAGTGGCATCTTTAAATGAAAAGCGTACCTTCTTCCACCTAAGTGCCCTCAAAGGACATTTATATGCTGTCGGTGGTCGAAATGCAGCGGGTGAGCTAG ccacTGTGGAATGTTACAATCCAAGAATGAATGAATGGAGTTATGTCGCAAAAATGAATGAGCCCCATTATGGTCATGCTGGAACTGTCTATGGAGGATTAATGTATATTTCAG GTGGAATTACCCACGATACTTTCCAAAAAGAACTCATGTGCTTTGACCCTGACACAGACAAATGGATACAAAAGGCTCCAATGACAACAGTCAGAGGGTTGCACTGCATGTGTACTGTTGGAGACAAGCTTTATGTTATTGGCGGAAATCACTTCAGAGGAACAAGTGATTATGATGATGTTCTAAGCTGTGAATATTATTCACCGACCCTAGACCAGTGGACTCCAATTGCTGCCATGTTGCGTGGCCAAAGTGATGTTGGGGTAGCTGTCTTCGAAAATAAAATCTATGTTGTTGGAGGGTACTCTTGGAATAATCGTTGTATGGTGGAAATAGTCCAGAAATATGACCCGGAAAAGGATGAGTGGCACAAGGTCTTTGACCTCCCAGAATCGCTTGGTGGTATTCGCGCCTGCACTCTTACAGTTTTCCCACCAGAAGACAATACAGGGTCACCTTCTAGAGAGTCACCTCTTTCAGCACCTTAA